In Chitinivibrionales bacterium, the genomic window GGTTTCCCATGAGCAGGGCGCCGGTCGCGGCCGCCGACAGCTCCCGCACGGGCCGCTGACCCGGCGATCACTTGACATTATACATTGTGCGGAATTTTCTTTCGATGGTGAGCCCCACCTTCTGCCATAATTCGGTGGTCCTGATCGCCTGTCCTTTGCGCAGCTTGAACACCTTCATGGACGCGGCGATCTCCGATTCGATGATTTTTTTGCTGAGGCCGTAGTGAAATTCAAAGTAATCGCAGAGCTCCTGTTTGGAATGCCACCTGAACTTTCCGCGACGCAGGTCAAGCGCCTCGTCAATCATGGCACGCTCCTTTTTTACTAAAAACAAAAGTTTGCCACAGAGACAAGGAGATCAATAATAATTTTAAGTTTAACGTTGAAAGTTGGAAGCGGCTGTGTCTCCGTGTCTCATCTGCTTTTATTATGCATTCGCGGGTTTTGATGATACAAGCATTGTTTTCATTCCCGCCTTGGCGCTGATCCTTTTAAAGTCTTTCGGTGATTCGAGGATGCCGATCACGCACGACCCCGACCCGCTCATGACGGCGTTGGCGCACCCGGCTTCGAGAAGGCGCTTTTTCACGAGTGAGAGTTGCGGCAGGCGCCCGAACACCGAAAGCTCAAAGTCGTTATGCATGGCGTTGACAACGCTGGCGCGGTCATTATTGACAAATGCCTGTTGCATGGCGCCGGTTTTCTCCCTTTCGCGGCCGATGCGGGTGTAATCGAGGCCGCGGTATGCCTCCGCGGTTGAAACGCCGAAATCCGGCATTACCAGTATGGCGTCAAAGGAAAGGCTCGAGGCGATCGGCTCCAGCTTGCCGCCCGCTTCGCTGTCAAACGCGGTGTCGCCCGAAAAGTAAAACGGAACGTCCATGCCCGCCGTGCGGGAAAGCCGGATTATTTTCTGTTTGTCAAGGCCGAGTCCCCAGAGCTCGTTGCATAGCGCAAACGTCGTGGCCGCATTGGC contains:
- the ispE gene encoding 4-(cytidine 5'-diphospho)-2-C-methyl-D-erythritol kinase; the protein is MKKLSAKSYTRVTLALDIVGKIPSGPYAGFHELGAIKHKISLHDVITVEESKDMRIVCGDPRVPKDGANICWKACDILKSTFGIAQNVSIFIEKNIPVQGGLAGGSANAATTFALCNELWGLGLDKQKIIRLSRTAGMDVPFYFSGDTAFDSEAGGKLEPIASSLSFDAILVMPDFGVSTAEAYRGLDYTRIGREREKTGAMQQAFVNNDRASVVNAMHNDFELSVFGRLPQLSLVKKRLLEAGCANAVMSGSGSCVIGILESPKDFKRISAKAGMKTMLVSSKPANA